TGGAAATGTACAGGGTGTTATAAGATATATAACAAGGAGAGCTGATTTTGATTGAAAGGTCAAAACTTCTGAAAACTCTTTGAGAagtaatgtattattttattttttaaaaaaggttttatttattcatgagagacacagagaaagaggcagaaacgttggcagagggagaagcagactccctgtagggagcctgatgtgagactcggtCCGGGCacttcaggatcacaccatgaaccaaaggcagacactcaaccactgaaccacccaggcatccctgagaagTAACGTTTTCATTCAGACTTGAAGTCTAAATAGAAGTTAGTCAAAGCAAACAGCAGCAGAGAAGACCTTCTCAAACAGAAGATAGCCCATTCTAAGGCTTTAAACCAAAAAAGATTTTGTggaattagagaaagagaaagaaagccagcatGTTGGAGAGTATTGAGTGAAGGGCATAAGTTTAAACTGGAGATATGGACGGGACCAGATCGTTCATGCAAGGCCTCTTAGGCAATGTAGGATTTTTGGGTtagttttgtttaaattttatcctAAGTACAATGGGTTCTGAATAGGGATGTGACATGATTCAGATTGTGTTTAAAGAACATCTCTCTTGCTGCAGTGGAAAATGGATTGCAGTAGGGCAAAAGAGGAGATACCCTAATATGGCAAGAGATGTTGTTGGCTTGGACTAAGGCACCACCGAGACACccctaaatttcattttaaatgggaTAGGAAGAAAGCCGTGGAGAGTTTAGAAGGGGAGTAATGGTGTGATTCACTATGTGAAATTAGATTGTTGGGGGATAGGGGACAAGAGTGGCCATGGAGAGACCAATCAAATAACTAAAGCAGTAGTTCGAGTAAGAGGTGCTGGTGGCTGAGACTGTGCTGGTGTGGTATAAGAGAAATGTGATTGGATTCAGGAGGTGTTTTTTGAGGTAGGACAATTATATTGAGTTCAGACCACTATTGTCAGAGTGGACTTAAAAAAACATAGATTGTTGgcatgcctgggtagctcagtcagtttagcatccgactcttggtttcggctcaggtcttgatctcctgGTTGGTTAAttggttgtgggatcgagccccttcCTCCTCTACCTCAGACTCCGTACTTAGTgcaagtctgcttcagattctttctctctcgggcagcctggatggctcagcggtttagtgccgccttcagcccagggcatgatcctggagacccaggattgagtcccgcgtcgggatccctgcatggagcctgcttctccctctgcctgtgtctctgcctctctctctctctctttttctctctctctctctgtctctcatgaataaataaaatctttaaaaaaaaaaaaaaagattctttttctctctcttaaataaataaaatctttaaaacaacaatagCATAGACTGTTtaatggtttgttttttaagtaggctccatgcccagtgtggggcctgaacccaggaccctgagatcaagacctaaactgagaccaagagttgcacacttaactgactgagccacccaggcgccttgtttgcttgtttttttaagtaatctttacacacAGTTTGGGACTTAAACTCATTACTCAAAGATGAAGAgttgctttactgactgagccagccaggtgtcccaaacatAGACTGTTCTTAAGGAATTAATAAGTCTAACACATCTAACAAGTTGCTTAACACTTCTGGGCCTCActttttgtttatgtttgttttaacAAAAAGATGGGATTTAAAAGATCTACAATGTGTTCCAGTCTCTGAAACCACTGAAGCTTGTTCTCcgaaaacatttccatcattacaTTATCGTTCAGGTTGAATGTGTGTGTGCTAATGGGTTGCCAAGCGGACAAGTGAAATTTGAGGTTGTTCTTGGAAGGTTTGATGATGCTCATGATTTTAAGCCAGGACCTTAAGGTACATGTAAATGCAGATTAGTTATAGAAAGCTGGGAAGACATTCCTAATAGTGGGTAATAGCACTTACTGCTGGTGTTTTAATGTATAATTCCTTTGCACCATGGGGGGAAAATGTTTAAGTGTTCTGTTTGATGTGCTAAGTGGCTATATGTGCCTTTACTGATTTTCCTGGCCTGTTTGTCTCAGGTACTATCTGTTTTCCCTCATCATGAATTTGAGCCGTGATGCTTATGAAATTCGCCTACTGATGGAACAAGAGTCTTCAGCTTATGGCCGGCGGCTGAAGGGCTCTGGAGGAGGAGCCATGGGAGGAACTGAAACTGCAGGACCTGGGGGTCCAGGGACTCCAGGAGGAGGTTTGCCTCAACTAGCTCTTAAGCTACAGCTCCGAGTCCTGCTCTTAGCTCGGGTTCTTCGAGGTCATCCCCCACTTCTGCTGGATGTGGTCAGAAATGCCTGTGATCTTTTCATTCCACTGGACAAACTAGGCCTCTGGCGCTGTGGCCCTGGGATTGTGGGGCTTTGTGGCCTCGTGTCCTCCATCCTGTCTATTCTTACCCTAATCTGCCCTTGGCTACGACTCAAGCCCTGATATTCTGGTACAAGATAAGGAGGGGATCTGAATTGGTAAGATGGAATCTTAGATCATCCCAAGTGCACCAGCCTCATTCTAATTGTACTCATTGGTTAAAGTTAAAATCCCAAGAtttaggggtagagggaggagcttTGGGGAAGGTGAGGTGAAGAACAGGGACTTGTGAAATCAATGGGATGATTCTAACATTTGGATCTTCTggagcttttgttttttcctccttcattgcAATGTCTTTGTCTCCCTTGACCCCTTTTACTTTGTGTCTCTTAAGTCtatttaagattctgtctctgcatttttttttaatcttctctatTTGCTGTCCTAGGAATTTAATCAGCAGAATTACTTTTTTGATAGGGAAGGTAGAAGGTGTGGTCTGTAAAGTTCTAactgctgttttctttctcctcacaAAGGTGACTTGTGGCAGATTTACCCCTTCCGATGCCACCAAATCATAATTTTAGAGACTCTGTGTCCCAGTGGACTCTCTCCTCATGCACCAGAGATGATTTGGTACTTCCTCCTTTATGTCTACCTCACCAGCCTCCCTCCTGACTTGGCCCTTTTCCCTCTACTCACATCTGCAGATTTCTGCTTACACTTTTATTTCAGGGCTTTATTCCCGAGCCTGTTCTCACCCTTTCCTTGCCTATCCAGAAGGATGCTGTGTCTAGCATCTTGCTGTAAATATTGTACAGTGATTCTGTGTAAATAGCTGTGGCCACGCCCACAATGAAGAGCAAGCCTTCCAGGTCAGCACATTAAAGATCAGTTTGCTCATCGATGTTTGGTTTGGTCCTGTGTGTTCTGGTCATTAGAGGTCTCTAATTCCTGTTACAGGGTGTGGGTTCTCCATGGGATTAGCCAGTAGTATCATCACCCACAggcttttattgagcacctacactATGCAGGGCATAATACTAAGAGGTAGCGATACAATAAGCTAAGAAGCTCCGTGGTCCCAACTTTAGAAGTTATAGTCTAGTTAAGAAGATGGGGTCTAGGGACGCctaggcggctcagtggttgagtatctgcctttggctcaaggcatgatcctgggattgagtcccatgttgggctctctacatggagcctgcttctccctctgcctttgtctctgcctctgtctctctgtgtctctcatgaataaataaataaataaataaataaataaataaataaataaataaataaatattttttaaaaagaataaataaataaaatcttaaaaaaaaagaagatggggtCTAATAATTCAAGTAATTCTACGGATTCCACAACACACACCCCACACCAGTTCATAGTTTCTAGTCCTTCCAAAAGGTATGATGCTGCAAGGCagcacaggctgagtcacagACAGAACTAAGTGAAATGAGACTGGCAAGGTTTGGTTTGTGGGCTGGCTGTGTTCACATGTTGGGACtcccctgggtgggaggggaaatG
This is a stretch of genomic DNA from Canis lupus baileyi chromosome 12, mCanLup2.hap1, whole genome shotgun sequence. It encodes these proteins:
- the PEX11B gene encoding peroxisomal membrane protein 11B isoform X1 — translated: MDAWVRFSAQSQARERLCRAAQYACSLLGHALQKHGASPELQKQIRQLEGHLSLGRKLLRLGNSADALESAKRAVHLSDVVLRFCITVSHLNRALYFACDNVLWAGKSGLAPRVDQEKWAQRSFRYYLFSLIMNLSRDAYEIRLLMEQESSAYGRRLKGSGGGAMGGTETAGPGGPGTPGGGLPQLALKLQLRVLLLARVLRGHPPLLLDVVRNACDLFIPLDKLGLWRCGPGIVGLCGLVSSILSILTLICPWLRLKP
- the PEX11B gene encoding peroxisomal membrane protein 11B isoform X2 codes for the protein MGKLRAAQYACSLLGHALQKHGASPELQKQIRQLEGHLSLGRKLLRLGNSADALESAKRAVHLSDVVLRFCITVSHLNRALYFACDNVLWAGKSGLAPRVDQEKWAQRSFRYYLFSLIMNLSRDAYEIRLLMEQESSAYGRRLKGSGGGAMGGTETAGPGGPGTPGGGLPQLALKLQLRVLLLARVLRGHPPLLLDVVRNACDLFIPLDKLGLWRCGPGIVGLCGLVSSILSILTLICPWLRLKP